The Oncorhynchus gorbuscha isolate QuinsamMale2020 ecotype Even-year linkage group LG04, OgorEven_v1.0, whole genome shotgun sequence genome includes the window cagagcaaaaaccaagccatgaggtcgaaataattttccgtagagctccgagacagaattgcatctaggcacagatctggggaaaggtaccaaaacatttctgcaacactgatggtccccaagaacacagaggcctccatcattctcaaatggaagaagtttggaagcaccaagactagagctggccgcctggccaaactgagcaatcaggggagaagggccttggtcagggaggtgaccaagaacccgatgatcactctaACGAGCttgagagttcctctgtggagatgggagaaccttacagaaggacagccatctctgcagcactctacccatcaggcctttctggtagactgaccagacggaagccgctccttagtaaaaggctcatgacagcctgcttggagttttccaaaaggcacctagagGACTGTCAGACCAcgaggaacaagattctctggcctaAAGGAACCATGATtgaattatttggcctgaatttcaattttcacgtctggaggaaacctggcaccatcactacagtgaagcatggtggtggcagcatcatgctgtggggatgtttttcagcaacagggactgggagactagtcaggatcgagggaaagatgaatggagcaaagtacagagagatccttgatgaaaacctgagcCAGagttcagactggggcgaaggttcaccttctaacaggacaacgaccttaagcacacagccaagccaagacaacgtaggagtggcttcgggacaagtctctgaaaaaaactattttatccattttagagtaaggctgtaacgtaacaaaatttggaaaaagtcaaggggtctgaataatttaaGAATGCACTGTAATGTGTTCTTATTTACTCAGGTAGGTTAGTGTCTATTTCAAGAGGACACCAAGATGGCACCTCACAGCTATTGACAGTCTCTGAGTAGTTTACGCATAGCCCTGTCTATATACCTTTGAAGAGATTAATATGATTAGAGACATTGTTATATAGTTATTCAAATATATTGCAGGATGATTCAGAAAATGTTAATTAATTTTAGGACACATTTCTCTGGAGCAGTAGATATGTATTTACTAATGACACTGAATAAATGTTTCAGCCATCTCTTTGCTGGTTGCTGCCCTTGTTAACAATTCTACAAGGATTCATCAGCAAGACATGGAGGTTTACCGTTGCCACGGACATCACTGGATCCCTCTGTGCAGTCACTGTCTGACATGCAAATGGTGGGTTGGCTTGGGAGCTTAAGAAGATACAGGATCACATTTCACTAACATTCAAATACCTTTTTGACTACAATTGAAATAAAGGTTGTATAAGTAAATTTATTAATGTGTAACTACAGTCTCATTATACATTTTACAATATATTTTTAGTCGTGTTCAATTCAAACAATAACATAATGTTTCACAATATAGCCTAATATACTTTTCAGTATATTTTAAAGAAGAAATCAGAAACGTACCTTTGGACAGCTCAGTTGAGTTGGGGGTGACGATCATGTTAGTCTGCCAGACAAAGATCACATTTTCCTCAAACAAATCCCCTTATTCACAAATATAAAAACAGTTAAATACAATTTGAACTGAAACTGACCAAAAGGTGATACACTGTAGATGAAGTGTATTGAGTATATGATGCTACCTGAGAGGGGATGTTGTAATCAGACAAATCCCACACACAGGCACCCAgatcagagatgttggggaaggCAATGTCCTTCACCTAGGTGGTGACAGAGCTGATCACTGAGTCAGTCTCTTGGTAAGACTTTTGCACCGTACAGACACACCTGCAGTATAACAGGTTAGACACGACACAAGAGGAAACAAGTGTAGAGACAAAGTGATACAATCACACATCATCCACTCTGACTTAATATAGATGGCTTTGTAATAGAAACTGAATTATTGAAGCCCCTATTTACCCAAACACATCCAGAAACTGGATTCATCTAAAGACAGCTCCCACCACTTTGTTCTTAGCCACAATAATTCCTCATGTTTCATAATCAAACAAACAGCAGAGGCAGCTCTGACAGCTACAGCAGACTGTCTTCTGAgttatggatatactgtagcaaACTAGCAATGCCcaaccaagaagactcaaggtcattggccacagataaaatgacgtcaaatcacgttacatgtacagtagctttgattggactgatcatgtcaacatcatactttcaaaatcttagctagcagtcatcgtcatgaatcaagttgacaatctactgatAAATCCTTTTTAATCTTTGTCAcatgaagataaataatgaagagaaattatagataaaacttatcggtgctcatcggccattggacaaacattacacaacaagttagaAATCGCAAATTTAAACAATGAGTGGTTTtgaagtccaaaaatgtattgtattctGCTGCattaaattatgtaatatgccagggagttatgtatactgtagctaagacaGTAATAACGTTACTTAGTGTATGTTGTTTAGTAAGTTGTTAGCTGCCCATGTGCCTCAAGCTAATAATTTGGTCCTGTTGCCTATTGCCtgtttttagagaaatgtaatcatcaaatattgtaagagctttcattgtctgcttatatgccccgtTATTTATCGtattgttctgacttggtgtacagggaaaaTACTGTAAGAACTCATTTTCTttatcgaaattacggattgccgcTTATCCGTttgtcatccccttatgccatagtttgtacatttcaaatgtcagtagaaaccacatttgtttaagtcagccatatcagctatgttttaaaaaaggcagtaaatgaggctgaatgaactgtttcgctgccagacaaggctcgcctgacagccaggtgtagcagtagtaaggtgttgggactgctgttgggactctgctttTGAGACATTTCTATGTAGGCCAGTTTGTGGgaaccgtttgtcaccgttatagtgcaattcatgtattgtttagtgttgtgtagtggctttgctggcatgcatcccaccttttttgatttttttgccCCACGTAGATTTAAATGCTAAAATCTCCACTGCAATGGACGCAGTGGAGAGGCAAAATAAAACTACTGTACATCGACTACAATGGATCCATAGAAATGGTATGTACTATTGTATGCACACAAGAACTGGAGAAGATGTGAAATTACATTATCATCAAGTCAACAATATTTTCAAAATGACATTTATTGCACATGGCAAAAAAGATTTGTTCAATATAAAAAAGAATTGAAATAGGTTACATGTctgcagacagacaaacaaaatGATAACACAATTCCTTCTCCAGTTCATTGTCATCTAAGATAATGGATCTTCCGCAATCTTTTTTAgttttaacatatatatatatatatatacagtggggagaacaagtatttgataccctGCACATTTtgaaggttttcctacttacaaagcatgtagaggtctgtaattttatcataggtacacttaaactgtgagagacggaatctaaaacaaaaatccagaaaatgacattgtatgatttttaagtaattaattagcattttattgcatgacataagtatttgatatatcagaaaagcagaacttaatatttgcaattacagagatcatacgtttcctgtagttcttgaccaggtttgcacacactgcagcagggattgtggcccactcctccatacagaccttctccagatccttcaggtttcggggttgtcgctgggcaatacggactttcagctctctccaaagattttctattggcttcaggtctggagactggctaggccactccgggaccttgagatgcttcttacggagccacttcttatttgccctggctgtgtgtttcaggtcgttgacatgctggaagacccagtcacgacccatcttcaatgctcttactgagggaaggaggttgttggccaagatctcgtgatacatggccccatccatcctccccgcaatacggtgcagtcatcctgtcccatttgcagaaaagcatccccaaagaatgatgtttctacctccatgcttcacggttgggatggtgttcttggggttgtactcatccttctacctcctccaaacacggcgagtggagtttagatcaaaaagctcaatttttctctcatcagaccacatgaccttctcccattcctcctctggatcatccagatggtcattggcaaacttcagacgggcctggacatgcgctagcttgagcagggggaccttgcgtgcgctgcaggattttaatccatgacggcgtagtctgttactaatggttttctttgaaactgtggtcccagctctcttcaggtcattgaccaggtcttgccgtgtagttctgggctgatccctcaccttcctcatgatcattgatgccccacgaggtgagatcttgcatggagccccagaccgagggtgattgaccgtcatggtccttctgtagctcagttggtagagcatggcgcttgtaacgccagggtagtgggttcgatccccgggaccacccatacgtagaatgtatgcacacattactgtaagtcgctttggataaaagcgtctgctaaatggcatatattattattattattattatcttgaacttcttccatttcctaataattgcgccaacagttgttgccttctcaccaagctgcttgcctagtgtcctgtagcccatcccagccttgtgcaggtctacaattttatccctaatgtccttacacagctgtctggtcttggccattgtggaaaggttgtagtctgtttgattgagtgtgtggacaggtgtcttttatacaggtaacgagttcaaacaggtgcagttaatacaggtaatgagtggagaacaggagggcttcttaaagaaaaactaacaggtctgtgagagacggatttcttactggttggtaggtgatcaaatacctatgtcatgcaatacaatgcaaattaattacttaatcatacaatgtgattctctggatttttgttttagattccgtctctcacagttgaagtgtacctatgataaaaaattacagacatctacatgctttgtaagtaggaaaagcTGTAAAATCGGCAGtctatcaaatacttgttctccccactgtatatatttttaaattgtacctttatttaactaggcaagtcagttaagaacaaattcttatttacaatgacagcccatACCAGCCAAACCCGAACAACGCTGGGCCatttgtgcaccgccctatgggactcccaatcacggcagattgtgatacagcctggattcaaaccagggtctgtagtgacgcctctagcacggaGTTGCaacgccttagaccgctgcgccacttgggagccctttTCATCATTCATGGTCTCTAGACAGTGGGATGGATAGACACAATATCTATAGGCGAGAATAATGATCAAGTTGAAAATGTTAACCTTAATGCAGAATGGAAGATTAGATAAATACACCAGTACAAATGCATGATACAGCTGTTACATGATGAGGACCAGTCTCTGATTTCTATATAGAACACTGCTTTCTAGAACACTGACTCTCCCTCTTCCCTAAAGCTATGTGTTAGGGCTGGACTGGGGAGAAGTAGTTCTTCTGGGTCTCATGCCAGTGTACTCTCCATCTTGGCTGGAGTATTCCTCTCTGATTCTCCACACACTACAACTGGGTATGACAGGAAGGCTTTCTCTGGGTGGGGCCCCAAATCTCCAGGTGATATACTGATTGTAGGCGCAGTGGCGCATGGCGGTGGTCCACTGCTCCCCCTCGGTCAGCTCACAAAGAGGCTCCCTGTACAGCAACACTGCCTCCAACAAGGGCCGACTCAGCACCAGCTGTTCAAAcaaggaggaggtggtgatgcAGCGACCTCTGCTCATCCTGCAGCACAGCTGCTCCTGgggatgggtggaggggaggcagcaGCCACACAGACACCAGGCTGGACGGCTGGGCCGAGGGAGAGCCTGGGGCTGCTTGTCTATGCTGTGCCCTTTCTGCAATACACCAGCCATGGCACTCAAGTGCCTTATGTCGTCCTGACAACAGGAGTGCAATACATACATATTACAGTAGTTATGTGTACTTATATACAATAGTTTTACCTTGCTCAGTAACTGTGTAAAAGACAAGAGAAGTGTAACATAAAGTGAGCTTAAAAGTGAGTATCTACTGTATAAGGGGGTGAGAAAGGCACTACATTTGGGAAAACACAATTATGCTAACCTTGAATGGGTGAACGGACATGGGCTTCACTTGTTGTAAACTTTTCCTATGTGATCTTTTCACCACTCTTATATGGTTCTCGTCCACAAACGAGACACAAAGAATGCACTGGAACACAGAAGGAGAATAGTGCCATTGTTCAGCGTCTCACCACATATTTACATCCAACATTCAGTCAATGGGAATGCAAATGTTGCTGTGGATTTGAGGGTATGTATAATCCCCAGTGGGGAATGCCATCCCACTCCTACCTGTTGTCTGTCCTGAACAGATTCAACCGTTTTCTCTGAGTAGTTCTGTCTGGCTTCTTTAGAGAAGCAGCTGGTCCCAATGAGCCAGTCAATGAATAACGTGGTCTGGGGAAAGTCACAGTCAATGTAGGCTTCTTTGCCTGTTAAAATGTTGAATTTCAAAAAAAGTTGAACAAAAACATCTGAATAAAGCTCACCAGTGCATAATAGGATAGAGTTGATCCAATATAGATGATCAGTTGGATTATGCTGAATTTTCCTGCCTTTAAAAGAACACACATGATAAATTACCATTTGTATTATTCTGATTCATGCACTGATTAGAATAATATATGCTCATTCATTAGATTACCATCATCATTATTGCAGGTTTGAATGATAAGACTTAATGAGTCATACAAACCTTTCCGAATACCATGACATCAAACCTGATCCCAAACGCTTTAAACAGGGTCCTCTCCCCAACACCTTTTTCTGTCTGATATCTAGCAAACCTGCCAACACATGTTGTTATAAAACTGTAAAAAAATATGTTACACTGTAATATCTGGATGCACCGATGTCTACAATTACAAATGACTATTCCAGTATAGATTGACAGTTTTCCATAATCTCATTTGAATTGGGTCAACTGGCCATGTATTGTCTATGACATTCGGCCTAAAGAACACGGCCAGTCACAATTACCTGAAGTTGAGACCAGGGTACAGAGTTCTGTTGCTCTCCTTCTCATCCATCCGGCGGAAGGAGTATTTGGGCAGACAGTTCCGCAAGAACCCGTCCAGATTACAATCCCACTTAATTTGGATCCCAATGACGCCACCCTTTGGTGAGAGAGCATGGTGAAGATGATCTACTCAACGTCAACCTTACCTGACAATCATGTAAACCCTCTCACATCTGAAGTAATTAATGTGATTTCATTCGGTAATTCATTAAGTAATCAAATATGTCCAACGTTATGAATTGCCAGTATGTGCAATGCCAAAATAGATGCAGACATCAGTGATATACATACATAATTGAGAGTCATAGAGTAAGTTTGTGGTTATTTGAGAAATTCCCTCTAACAGAGCAGCCCACCTCAACTGCCATCTCTGAGAAGTTCTCTCTGGCCTCCTGCACAATGTCCCCGAGGCGGAAGATGGGGCACCAGGGGTCTGTACGCCTGTTAAATTGGCAGTGCTTCAGGTAGCTGTCCGTCATCTCAGGGAGGATGTTCCTTCTGTGAGACAAACACACATTAGTAAGATCAGCTGAATGTAAAGACGGTGCTCGTTTTCCATCTGTTTATGAATGAATgtaattctgttttttgtgattATGACCCTTTGAGTATGTAAAGGTGGGGTGGTGAAGGTTACTctgaatataatatatataatatacttaACTGTGGTATGCAAGCTAAAAATACAAATCTATTGACATTGAATTGGGCAGTCTCACCTAATGAGGTTAAAGTTTGGGAATCTGATGTTGTTCTTGATGAGGACTGTGAAGTTCTCAGCTGATGCCAAGAGAGCAGGCCTAGATGTCAGAGCAGTCATCAATTGCACTATTGAAGCATAGTTGTGAAAAATAATATGTTTTTACAGCTGACggtttagggctctattcaatccttCAAGCTGAAGTATTACAGATTCCGTGATAGAGCCCTTAATTTTCATTCCAAAGTTGTTGTGAAACTACTTTGAAACAATGTTCCTCATCATATTTGACTATACACTCATGCAGCGGTACTGTGGTGAGCTTCCTCCACATTAGAGGAACTAAAGTATAAATATAGCTGTCAGGCGGTGGTCTATGTAGAAGTGAAGATAACTTGATTTACTGAGTAACTAACCTCTGCAGAGACTGCAAGTCAACTCACACTGATGATGATGAGAGGGGGAAGGCAGGCAGACATACTGATAATGATGAGAGGGGGAAGGCAGGCAGACATACTGATAATGATGAGAGGGGGAAGGCAGGCAGACATACTGATAATGATGAGAGGGGGAAGGCAGGCAGACATACTGATGATGATGAGAGGGGGAAGGCAGGCAGACATACTGATAATGATGAGAGGGGGAAGGCAGGCAGACATACTGATGATGATGAGAGGGGGAAGGCAGGCAGACATACTGATAATGATGAGAGGGGGAAGGCAGGCAGACATACTGATAATGATGAGAGGGGGAAGGCAGGCAGACATACTGATGATGATGAGAGGGGGAAGGCAGGCAGACATACTGATAATGATGAGAGGGGGAAGGCAGGCAGACATACTGATAATGAGAATACAAATAATAGTGAGCTTATTTACTTGGGGGGTGTTTTCTTGGTTTCTATGGGGCACCATGCAGACACCTCACATGTTTTCTGTTTTACACCAAACTTCACACATGCACCTGTCTGAACCCCTGAAAGGAAAGCAAAATGTGGAATTTAGAATGAGTTCAATTTGAACTATTATATGGTCCACGTGACAAATAATAACAAAAATTGTCCTAGCTGTTCTATTATCATGTGTCTACATGTTTACTACTACTGTGTAACCCTTACATAACCAGATTGTATCTGCCTacagtaaagacagagagaacagagcagcCCATCTGAAACCTCAACACATCAGGGACAAATTCCTCCCCTCCTTGCAAGAACTAATGGTCTAAGCAGATAGAGATGACACAAACAGAGGAGAATGATCAGGAGAAAAGTTGTAGACAGCTGTAGTTGTACCGCGGCTGTTCTGATCCCAGAACCCCTTCACACAGTCCTTGTCTGTCCAACACACTTTTCCGTAAGGAGGGACCTGTAATACACAGACTCCTGGGAGATGAGTTGGTTCTAGTCATCAAGTAGTgtggttaatagaagtgatatCAGACATTATAATTTACAGGAATTGGGTAGGGATGTCCTACTGGCACTCTACCTCAGGGCATTTTCCTTGCCTTTGATTTTTTGTAACAATGACATTGGTCACCACGAAAAATGAATTCTTTCCCTTAAACAGAAAGTCCAACAAATGTATAGAAAGTCAGAACCAATGTACAAATATATGCATGTATAATACAAATCTAATATGTGTATAATATACAACAATAAAACAACAATATTCGTAAAACACAAACgtatgaatgcacacacacacacacctgtgatgGCCCACTGTAATCTACAACATCCCATACTAAATCACCAACATCTGGCAAGCTGGTCATGGCCACTCCCTTGACCTTAGCAGTAACAGAGCTGACCACATAGTCGTGTTCTTGGTACTCCTTGTTCCAGAACATTACAATGCTACAATGTAAAACAGTATTTTATTATAGAATGTTGCAAATTGGAGTAAATTACTTTTATGTGTCCCTGATAGATTTGAAATACTATTGGTATGGCTAGAAAATATGGatggtaaataaataaatacaaatagtaaATACAATTGATCCACGTAATACATCATTATTTCAGAATGTATTCGATATCTATAATAACATTCATACTTTATTTTCATTGCACACATTTTTTGATCAAGGTTCGTGGGCGTTCCTTGTCTACTACCGTTATTACCGCAAACTGAATCCTTCTGCAGAATACTCACCAGATGAACATCAGTATGACTCCGTTAAATGTCCATTTCAGCGATCCCAGCCTTGCACTTTGTATTCGGACCAGTTTATGTGTTTCATACTCACATAGATTTATCAGTTTACACGGCATTTTGGATGTTGCCAGAGAGAGTGAATCTCTTTCTTCTGACTCATACTGGttcttctccttcctgagtgggtCAGGGATCACATGTACATCTGCTTGGAGCTGTTTCAGTTCCATTGACCAAACAATATTCTACGTCTTTGAAATTCAAGACTGGTCCAGTCGTCGTTGTTGTATAGCATTATGCATGTATCCCTGTTGTGCAGCCAAAGCTGGAACAAAGTAGCGTTTGTCTATTGTTTTATGTTATTTGCTACTTTGAAATTATTTGATCATTTATTACATGAAAATTACACGAATGCATTCATATGAATTAAAGACTAACATATGAAGTATGCCTACCATGGGGATACACCGATAAATTAGATTAAGTTAAATGAAAATTTCTGTCACTATCAGTATTTGCAAATCAAAGGGTCACATATCCCTATGAAGGAAGTCATTGTATCTGGGCATGGCTGTATCCGGACCACTTAACTTGATTGTGAAGATGTGCACTGCATCCTAGTCCagatatgatataggctacagtaggctTGATGTTTTTTTAATGCAGTATGAGTGACAGTTTCTTTGGGGTGAAAGTTGTGCCAAACAAATTTCCTGATTTGGTGCCCAATCAAGAAATCATTTTAAACTCTAGATAGCAGTAAATAATTAGTATGGAAAGGAACTGGATGTATTTGGCCACCACATGAGCTTGAAAATGAGGACGATATAATTGTGTCACTTACTAGCTTCAGTTTCCCTGTAGTTCAATATATTTGGTTTTTGTTATTGTGTGACATTAAAATTGCTTGTACAATTATGCCTGAGAAAAATATAAAATCTGGAGAAAAGAGACTATGCACTCAAAACCATTTGCATTGTGAATGACATGACATTGAAACAGGATGAAAAGCACAAAACTTCATTTTGAATAAGCTAACTTGTACAAATGATACAAACATAATGGATTTGAATAAGGAAATACATTCAGCCTCATCAGGCAAAGGAAAATAAAATACATATAATTTCCATGGTTTAAAAATGTAAAACCACCCCCAGAAGATTCTTGTAAGTAAATGACTGTCTGGTCTGTAAACAAAAACCATGGCACGATGGACAGTGGCAAGGCAGACAGTAAGTAACATGTCATGTTTATCCTTACTAGGGACATTGAGAGTGGTTGAGATGATACAAGTATTGACTACCTTGCATTCctactccttccctccatcttcaATTGAATCTGTGTCTGGTTACAGCATTGCAAATCCAGTAATAGTCTACATTCTAGTCAATGTATACTTCATGCATGCTTTTCATAAAAGCAAAATGGTCATGAATAACGTGACTTGTCTTCCTCATGGCTAATTTGTGTTTTCAAATTCTGCTGTGGAATGGCCATGCCCTACCATCAATCAACATTGTCCCTCATTTACATTATCTCAGAGAGTCATTACTCACAGAAACAGATTTGCATAGGAATACTCATTTTCTCTATAAAATGGTATGTGAATAATACTCTGCTTCATAACAAAGAGGAATTCTGCCAAATCGTTCTCATCTGGTTATAACTATGGGTTCTGGACCACATGAAGTCCAGCTGTATGGTATAGCTGTCCTGGTCGTTATTGGAGTGCTGTGGAACACATTCAACTTGATAACAAACATGTTCCAGCAGTGGAAGGCTGTTGGTGTTCAGACTGTGGGACTGATCATCTCCACTATCTCCCTGGGTAATGTTTTCCTGCACCTCTCCACCTTTGGCATCGTAGTCACTATGTGGCGTGGGGTGTTGTGTTGGGATGATCTACCCATGTTCTTCTGTGCCATGTTGTATGTGTGGATGTGCAGTAGCTATTTGAGCTTCTGGTCCATCGCCTGGCTGAGTGTCCTCTATTGTGTGAAGGTGGTCAACTTCACCTCTGAGCTGTTCGCTAAGATCAAGACAAACATCTCACCCATCATCAACGTGGCTCTTGCAGTGTCCTTCCTGAACTCCTGTGTGATGTTTTCCCCCTTCTTCTCCCTTAATTACCGTAACGAGTCATACGTAACACCTGTGACAAAGAACACCACCTGTGTGATTAAGACACCTCTATTCCCCACTTGGATCAACATGAACCTTTATGTGCTAGTCTTCATCTGCTACCTGGCTCTGTTACCTGTGATGGTGATGGTTCCCTCCTCCATCAGACTGGTGGTCCATCTCTGCAAACACACGCTGGAGATGAGAAAGAACAAGACCGATGTTCAGAGTGCCGACTCCTACCTGCTGGTGTGCAAGCTTACTGTGGCCCTGGTGGGCGTCTACATAACCACTCTGACCATCAtctccctgttctacctctctaaaCTATATGGCTCTGACGTTAGCATTAACTCACTCCTGCTGGGTTACTCCTTCTATTGCATAGCATCAGGCGTTCTCTTGACTATCTCCAATAAGAACCTGCGGGAGAAACTCTGGGCTCTTTTCTGCGGTACCAAGGCATCAAATGCATCAAGCAAAAGCCTGAGTGGAGAAACTGGGGCAGTTTGATATGCTTTTGAGTTTTAATACATTGTCTCCTTTTCAGTTCTTCAGGACAGTGTATTATGTCACAATATACTTAATGTTTGTCATTGACAGATATTACAAGCAAGtgctaattattttgttgtaAATTTCCTTTTTGCTACTGCTGTTGTTGGCTTTTTATGCTTAGGTGTACTGGTTTTCATAGAATTTTACTTTTACGTAGCGGTGCATGTATTGGATTTATTTgtctttttatattttttatgtattttctTATTGATGATTTGCACAAATTAAGGAGTGTGGCTTTATGTACAGCgcctagtgaaagtctacactaTTTCAATGTCAGTTTTATTTTTCAGAGGGACAATTATACAAATGTTAATGCCGAAGACACACCAGCATGGTGCTGAGTGTTCCTGAGTTGACCAGTAGCAGTCCTGACTTGAATCTGTTTGACAATCAGAG containing:
- the LOC124033355 gene encoding P2X purinoceptor 4-like isoform X1, coding for MPCKLINLCEYETHKLVRIQSARLGSLKWTFNGVILMFICIVMFWNKEYQEHDYVVSSVTAKVKGVAMTSLPDVGDLVWDVVDYSGPSQGKNSFFVVTNVIVTKNQRQGKCPEVPPYGKVCWTDKDCVKGFWDQNSRGVQTGACVKFGVKQKTCEVSAWCPIETKKTPPKPALLASAENFTVLIKNNIRFPNFNLIRRNILPEMTDSYLKHCQFNRRTDPWCPIFRLGDIVQEARENFSEMAVEGGVIGIQIKWDCNLDGFLRNCLPKYSFRRMDEKESNRTLYPGLNFRFARYQTEKGVGERTLFKAFGIRFDVMVFGKAGKFSIIQLIIYIGSTLSYYALTTLFIDWLIGTSCFSKEARQNYSEKTVESVQDRQQCILCVSFVDENHIRVVKRSHRKSLQQVKPMSVHPFKDDIRHLSAMAGVLQKGHSIDKQPQALPRPSRPAWCLCGCCLPSTHPQEQLCCRMSRGRCITTSSLFEQLVLSRPLLEAVLLYREPLCELTEGEQWTTAMRHCAYNQYITWRFGAPPRESLPVIPSCSVWRIREEYSSQDGEYTGMRPRRTTSPQSSPNT
- the LOC124033355 gene encoding P2X purinoceptor 7-like isoform X2, encoding MPCKLINLCEYETHKLVRIQSARLGSLKWTFNGVILMFICIVMFWNKEYQEHDYVVSSVTAKVKGVAMTSLPDVGDLVWDVVDYSGPSQGKNSFFVVTNVIVTKNQRQGKCPEVPPYGKVCWTDKDCVKGFWDQNSRGVQTGACVKFGVKQKTCEVSAWCPIETKKTPPKRNILPEMTDSYLKHCQFNRRTDPWCPIFRLGDIVQEARENFSEMAVEGGVIGIQIKWDCNLDGFLRNCLPKYSFRRMDEKESNRTLYPGLNFRFARYQTEKGVGERTLFKAFGIRFDVMVFGKAGKFSIIQLIIYIGSTLSYYALTTLFIDWLIGTSCFSKEARQNYSEKTVESVQDRQQCILCVSFVDENHIRVVKRSHRKSLQQVKPMSVHPFKDDIRHLSAMAGVLQKGHSIDKQPQALPRPSRPAWCLCGCCLPSTHPQEQLCCRMSRGRCITTSSLFEQLVLSRPLLEAVLLYREPLCELTEGEQWTTAMRHCAYNQYITWRFGAPPRESLPVIPSCSVWRIREEYSSQDGEYTGMRPRRTTSPQSSPNT
- the LOC124033025 gene encoding taste receptor type 2 member 40-like; translated protein: MGSGPHEVQLYGIAVLVVIGVLWNTFNLITNMFQQWKAVGVQTVGLIISTISLGNVFLHLSTFGIVVTMWRGVLCWDDLPMFFCAMLYVWMCSSYLSFWSIAWLSVLYCVKVVNFTSELFAKIKTNISPIINVALAVSFLNSCVMFSPFFSLNYRNESYVTPVTKNTTCVIKTPLFPTWINMNLYVLVFICYLALLPVMVMVPSSIRLVVHLCKHTLEMRKNKTDVQSADSYLLVCKLTVALVGVYITTLTIISLFYLSKLYGSDVSINSLLLGYSFYCIASGVLLTISNKNLREKLWALFCGTKASNASSKSLSGETGAV